The following proteins come from a genomic window of Heptranchias perlo isolate sHepPer1 chromosome 14, sHepPer1.hap1, whole genome shotgun sequence:
- the LOC137332185 gene encoding forkhead box protein I1-ema-like, with product MSSFDLQTQSPPRCSPQFPSIGQEPPEMNIFCENFFHQQNAQRPSNYDIEDYSSSANPYLWLNGPSMNSSSYLSGPNASPFIPQSYGMPRQFLPNSTGLGGSDLGWLSIPNQEELLKLVRPPYSYSALIAMAIHGAPDKRLTLSQIYQYVADNFPFYNKSKAGWQNSIRHNLSLNDCFKKVPRDEDDPGKGNYWTLDPNCEKMFDNGNFRRKRKRKSDPNSGAGNIGAEKSDDSSHKAPQSPGILDNSTTRTGTSPEKKSPPPISAPCLSNFISSMSTYNNPTHSGGRQVSLGLVNDTSQRMGQNMMGFSSYSPSSNILGQSGLEWSDPGASNRYGYSSVLNQFNNHFYNSINANSLLYSREGTEV from the exons ATGAGTTCGTTCGATCTCCAGACGCAATCCCCCCCTCGTTGCAGCCCTCAGTTCCCCAGCATAGGTCAAGAACCCCCAGAGATGAACATCTTCTGCGAGAACTTCTTCCACCAGCAGAACGCGCAGAGGCCGTCCAACTATGACATCGAGGACTACAGCTCATCCGCCAACCCCTACCTCTGGTTAAACGGACCCTCCATGAACTCCTCGTCGTACCTGTCGGGACCCAATGCCAGCCCCTTCATCCCACAGTCCTACGGTATGCCAAGACAGTTCCTACCCAACAGCACCGGTTTGGGAGGGTCAGACTTAGGATGGCTCTCCATTCCCAACCAGGAAGAGCTTCTGAAACTAGTGAGACCGCCCTACTCCTACTCAGCTCTGATTGCAATGGCAATCCACGGGGCACCAGACAAGAGACTGACCCTCAGTCAAATCTATCAGTACGTGGCTGACAACTTTCCCTTTTATAACAAGAGCAAAGCCGGGTGGCAGAATTCCATCAGGCACAACCTCTCCCTCAACGACTGCTTTAAGAAAGTTCCCAGAGATGAGGACGATCCAG GTAAAGGAAATTACTGGACCCTGGATCCGAACTGTGAAAAAATGTTCGACAATGGAAACTTTCGGCgcaagaggaagaggaagtcAGATCCCAATTCCGGCGCTGGGAATATCGGTGCCGAGAAGTCTGACGATAGCAGCCACAAGGCCCCCCAAAGCCCAGGGATCCTGGACAACTCCACCACTAGGACAGGAACCTCTCCCGAAAAGAAatctcctccccccatctctgctccCTGCCTCAGCAACTTCATATCCAGTATGTCTACCTATAACAATCCCACTCATTCAGGAGGGAGGCAAGTTTCTCTTGGACTGGTCAACGACACCTCCCAGAGGATGGGACAGAATATGATGGGGTTTAGCTCGTACTCACCTTCCAGTAACATCCTGGGCCAGTCTGGGTTGGAGTGGTCTGATCCAGGAGCATCAAACCGTTACGGCTATTCCTCAGTGCTAAACCAGTTCAACAACCACTTCTACAACAGCATCAATGCAAACAGTCTGCTGTACTCCAGGGAAGGGACAGAGGTGTGA